In the Bombiscardovia apis genome, AAGCATATACATTCAAAATATGGCCGTAAGGTTTGTCTTCATATTAATTCCTTGTCTATGCTGTTTTTCTACCAGTGCAAATGATTTTGGGCTATAAAGTATGTCCACATCCAACAACAATTCGCTTCTACGACTTTTTATACTTACCAGAACAATGGCTCATACTGTCCACGAATCCAAGTAGAAGGTATCAATTTACTATCGTTACCTCTCCATTCTTCGATAAGTTTCATATTATCAAACTCTCCCCATATGTCAGACCCAGCATGTTCCAAAACAATAACTTGTATCTTGCCGTAAGTTCTCTCGACAAAGTCAGAAAGTGTTGCAAATACTTTTTTCACGGCTTCGCGGTCTTCACTAATTGACTCCCTATCGGATTCGAGCAACGATGTCTTTGCATCGTCCAACCCCTTTGGAAAGTAAACTTGGCTGGGTTGATCTAGAACAAGGAAGCTAGGCACTTGGCCAGGATGGTCGATTTGGAAGTATTCCTGCAGCGCAAGCAGCATTGCTATATGATAGGACAACCAGTTGGCAGCACTACCAATTTCTGAAAGATAGTTTTTACGACCTCGCGAATCTGAAACGCTTATTGTTAAGTCAGGAATCGAGAAAGTTACGGGGCCTTCATGCTTTTCGACGTCAAGAGTTTGCAATGCGTCCTCAGCATATTGTTGAATCATTTGCAACTTGTATTTGAGTTCGCGCTGAATTGCATCTTCGTCGATTATACGGTTAACTTCTTTTATTCTGTCTTCTATACTTTTAAGTCGAACAGAATCTGCTGATTCCCCACTAACCTCATTATAAATAGCGAGATAGTTTTCAACAGCACCTAAAAATCTGCTGATTTGGTTCGTAGTATATTCTTGAGGATTGCTGGATTCTTCAAGACGAATTTGCTTTTGTAACTGATCTAATTCCGAGCTTAAAGTCTCGATTTCTCCTTTTATCTGCAATTGTTCTTTGTCGACTGCTGGGGCGACAAAGGAGAATTGCTTTGACTCAGTTTCAACATCTTCCATGACTTCACACAGGTGTTTTAACGTCTTAGCCGCATCATCTTTAAGAGAATGATGACAAATTGGGCAAGTCGCATCACTCTTGTTGGTCTGCTCTAAAAGCCAAGAGGAACTATGAAGACGGTTCTTCTCCTCGTCTAACGCTTTACTGTATAGATCTGTTGTATCTAGTAGCTTGTTGACTTCTTGTAATCTTCTTTTGAGTAAAAATAAGCGAGCGGATATATCCTTCTCTTTTTCATATAACGTTGAAAGCCGCCCCGCAGACTGGGGAATCTCTTTCTGATAGTTAGAAACATTCGCTGAATCTTGTAAAATTGTCTTAAGAGAATTTACCTTATCTGACATGCTCATTTTATCGGTTCTTTGACGTATCAGTCCGAGCTCAATTGCACGATAAATAATAGAGTCAAGCTGTAAGTTCCATAAATGACGGGCCTGTTCATAACTATCTAGTTTTGCGACTAACGTTTTTTTATCCCGTTCAAGTTGCTTCTTTTCTATTCGCAGTCGTAGTGTTTCTGATGTTTCAGCGCCTAACACGTACGGGAAAATATCAATTAGCCGCTTGCGATGTTCGTATGTATCAGTTTTATAAAACAAAACATCCGAATTTGCTATGATATTTTGCGGTTGAAATAAAAATGCTGAAAAGTCTCTATATGACGGTCTAGCATTCCCAAGAGGTGCGTCGTCAGAAAGTTTCAAAGCAAGATCGCTCACTGATAACAATTCATTCAAACGTTCCTTAACTTCAGGAAGGGAACAGTTCCGCCTAGGATGGTAGTCGGGAATATGCACTTTTTCTGAATACTCATAAAACATATCTGAACTAGCCTGATATTCACCAGGTTCACGTCTGCACAGCAATAATTCTCTATGTCCATTGCTGTCGTCTACGAGCAAAAGACCGAACCAGCTACAATTTTCCCGAACTGCAGTAACAGGAATTGCGCACTTTTGAGCACCCATACAGTAATCTATGATTGGAATTATTGATGACTTACCAGTCTTTGAGGCACCTGTTATTATATTGATTACGCCCGATTTGAATTTAATGACCCTTTTACCGACATTTTCTTCTTTCGGCCAGAGTATTATCTCGCGTATAACAAAACCCATAATATTCACAACCTAACTTTTAATAGTTGCTGTATCTCTAGAAGAGAAGAATCAGAAAACATGAGACCGATTTTAGACGCTATTTTAATCGTTGTATCCACTTCTTTATCCAGCCGCTTATAAAGTTGCATGTTGGGATTAATGGCACCTTCGGACAAGGATAAGACAAATATCTCAGACGCGAATCCTAGGCGGAGTGCTTCTAATGTTAATTCTCTGTACTCCTTGCTTTGATTAGATAAGTTTAACAAATTATCCCGCTGGACATTTTTAGTTATTTTTCCAATTATTTTACTTAGACCAGACTTTTTTTGCGTGCGCTGGAACAGGTCAATCCATTCGTCATTCAAGAGTATTGGTATCGCAAGAAATATCAAACTAAGCGGGCAACTTCTATATTTTCCAGAATTTGTGTAACCTAACGTGAACCCGTACAGCAAAATGGCAGCATGCGCAGGATTCTGAATTATTTCCGCTTCTTCAAGGTTAATCATTCTCTACCATACTTCCAGCTTATAAGCGATTCATATAGTCGGGGTGCCAGCCGATTTGTTGTACGTTTGACAACTTGTGCAGCGATCCAGTAGCTAGAAAATCAGGAACTTCTACTGCTTCCAATGTTTTCAAACAAGCGTCTTTTGAACATTGAGCATACAGGTCCTGACCTTGTTCCTGAGGTGTTAAATTATTACTATTGGCGTTAGCTTTAGCTTTTAGACGGTTTTGTCGCCAAATGCGTTCCAAACTCTCAGAGTATTCTTGCTGGGCCTTTATCGTTATTTTACCTGCCCTTGACCACTCAACAAGATTTACTTTCGCCTGGAGGAAATCGTTAACTGCTTCTAATTTTTCTGCCTCATCCACTTCAATTAAGTCAAGCTGCCTAAGATAAATATCTTGCTTAGCGTATTCAGCAGCTTGTTCACTCTGAGATGGACCGTCGACGAAAGCAGCCAAGAAACTAGGTTTTAAATATCTCTGTTGAGTAGAAGTTAGTTGTTGGCGGAAAAGGTTAACTGTAATCTTGGCTGGCTCCTTATTATTCATCAAAGGAGTTAGATAACCATCAATCCACCCCGACATATCTTTAATCAGAGCGCCCCTATAATCAGGTCCAATTAATGACCAACAATACTGATTCTTTATTTCTGCTTCTAATGAATCATTACCAATATTAATGAATTTAAAATGTTTTAAAACCTGTTTTAGCTCTTCAATGTAGTTCTCAATAATTAAAGAAACAAACTGGATGCTTTTACTATTTGAAGGACTATCTATTAGCCGTTGAATAACTTTAATTGCGTCGTCTAAATATTCTCCGTCAGGAGTAACCCTATCGAAGGCCGAAACAACTTCACTCTCATCAATTTTATGAGGAGAAATTACAACATATGAGAAAACGATTTGTTTATCGTCAGGCAAATTCCCACTTCTACAAATATCAACCCAATTGTGTATCGTTTTCCAAAAATCTAAAGACCGATTTGTAACTGCCTTATTCCCCTGAGCAAGCTGATTTTTGATTTGAACCAATTCCAAGGTCTTTTCAAATTCAACACTAACGTCATCATAAACTTCAAGCCCAACTTTCACTTCCGACTCATCTCTTACAGCTTTTATGAGACGGTAATGCATGTAATCGTATTGACGCTTAAAGGCTAACACCGTTTGGGGTACAGTAGTCTTTCTTGGCATACGTCTTCCATCTTCTTAGAGTGAATCAGAAATCAGCCTACCACATATCAAACAAATACTCTCCTCCATCATACAGCTATGGAATAGGTTAAATCTGTTTAAAAGCTGTTCACTGGCTATGCATATTCGCTTTAATCAATGATAGTCAACAGGATACACGAGTACTTGGTACTGCAATTCGTTTATAACATCTTGACTCAATTCGGATACATTATACTTCCATAATTTCCCAATGCGCGGATTCCAGATACCTATCTGAGTTATCTTTTTATACTCACGAAATACAGAGTGGAGCCCCATTTGCCAGTACATAAGAATCTGTAAAGTATGCTTATTTGTCGGGGGAAACTTGCTGCATTTAAAATCCCACAAACCATCAGCCGTAACTAAATCGCAATCTCCGGCCGAAACAACTTTGGTATATCCGCCTTCAAAAGTCTCTAGCCCAGCTATAGCAGGTCCGTATTCTTGCATAAAGGTATGACTGCGCAAAACCATACGTCTTATATGCTGAATAGTTGTTTGATTCGCCGTTTCAAGCTTCTCTGGATTTCTAAAGGTCTCAATACCAGCGCGGAAGATACAATCATATGCAACGAGGTTTAATGCTGCGCTAATCGATTCATCGTCTAAACCGTTAATCTGGTCTAAAAACATTGGAACTTGTGTTATCGCTACAGAAGCGTTATCAATAACTTCATATTCTCCCAGACCATATTTTTTAATTAACTCCTTAACCTGCATAGCTGAATAGAGTGGAATCTGAAATGCATCATTTTTAGATGCCCCTTCAACATACCTAGAAAGATAGTCAACCACAGTCCCAATAGCAGAAGGGCTTCTGTTTTCTAGGGACGAATCTAAGGAACCATGACCGTCATCAAAACTCTGAGTCTCCATGTCCTTAACAGGAAGGTAGCCTCCGCGAGGTTGTTGTACACACGGAACCCCTTTGACACCTCTTACTCGTTGAGTAACAGAGATTCCGCCAAGTTCAATAGCTGCCTTAGCACCAGAATCAAGTGGTAAGAACGTGTCTCGTTTCTTCATTGTAAACTTTTCTCTTAAATTCATCATAATGTTATAGTAACGGTTGTCTCCCGGATTACCACATCTCTTAAAAGAAGTAGAATGAAAGTTATCTGTATTGTTTCTAAAACTAAGCAATGCAGATAAGGACTCTCAACCGTTATGAGACACCATTGGGTTTTATTGTTCAACTCAATACCTCATTTTATAAACTCCTCATTTACCCGATTTATGTCTTGTGTATTCCAAGTCGCCCTACAAATCGGAAGGAGCGAATGGTAGAGCGACCAATTATCAATCCAAATACATATATATGGCTGACTTACTCATGAAGCGGCCGCAAGCGATACGCGGCAATCGCTGAAATCAGCGCAAGCACATAGCAGATTACGTTTGCAATTAACGAGGGCATGTAGGAGCCGGCCATGTCGAAGATTGTGCCGTTGATAGTGTTG is a window encoding:
- a CDS encoding DUF3732 domain-containing protein; the encoded protein is MGFVIREIILWPKEENVGKRVIKFKSGVINIITGASKTGKSSIIPIIDYCMGAQKCAIPVTAVRENCSWFGLLLVDDSNGHRELLLCRREPGEYQASSDMFYEYSEKVHIPDYHPRRNCSLPEVKERLNELLSVSDLALKLSDDAPLGNARPSYRDFSAFLFQPQNIIANSDVLFYKTDTYEHRKRLIDIFPYVLGAETSETLRLRIEKKQLERDKKTLVAKLDSYEQARHLWNLQLDSIIYRAIELGLIRQRTDKMSMSDKVNSLKTILQDSANVSNYQKEIPQSAGRLSTLYEKEKDISARLFLLKRRLQEVNKLLDTTDLYSKALDEEKNRLHSSSWLLEQTNKSDATCPICHHSLKDDAAKTLKHLCEVMEDVETESKQFSFVAPAVDKEQLQIKGEIETLSSELDQLQKQIRLEESSNPQEYTTNQISRFLGAVENYLAIYNEVSGESADSVRLKSIEDRIKEVNRIIDEDAIQRELKYKLQMIQQYAEDALQTLDVEKHEGPVTFSIPDLTISVSDSRGRKNYLSEIGSAANWLSYHIAMLLALQEYFQIDHPGQVPSFLVLDQPSQVYFPKGLDDAKTSLLESDRESISEDREAVKKVFATLSDFVERTYGKIQVIVLEHAGSDIWGEFDNMKLIEEWRGNDSKLIPSTWIRGQYEPLFW
- a CDS encoding three component ABC system middle component, with the protein product MINLEEAEIIQNPAHAAILLYGFTLGYTNSGKYRSCPLSLIFLAIPILLNDEWIDLFQRTQKKSGLSKIIGKITKNVQRDNLLNLSNQSKEYRELTLEALRLGFASEIFVLSLSEGAINPNMQLYKRLDKEVDTTIKIASKIGLMFSDSSLLEIQQLLKVRL
- a CDS encoding ABC-three component system protein yields the protein MPRKTTVPQTVLAFKRQYDYMHYRLIKAVRDESEVKVGLEVYDDVSVEFEKTLELVQIKNQLAQGNKAVTNRSLDFWKTIHNWVDICRSGNLPDDKQIVFSYVVISPHKIDESEVVSAFDRVTPDGEYLDDAIKVIQRLIDSPSNSKSIQFVSLIIENYIEELKQVLKHFKFINIGNDSLEAEIKNQYCWSLIGPDYRGALIKDMSGWIDGYLTPLMNNKEPAKITVNLFRQQLTSTQQRYLKPSFLAAFVDGPSQSEQAAEYAKQDIYLRQLDLIEVDEAEKLEAVNDFLQAKVNLVEWSRAGKITIKAQQEYSESLERIWRQNRLKAKANANSNNLTPQEQGQDLYAQCSKDACLKTLEAVEVPDFLATGSLHKLSNVQQIGWHPDYMNRL